The following are encoded together in the Pseudomonas sediminis genome:
- a CDS encoding TatD family hydrolase, with translation MRLIDTHTHLDFPDFDADRDEVLTRSRALGVQRLVVLGVYRANWQRLWQLVEEDESLYAAFGLHPVYLDEHRPQDLLELRDWLSKLAGHHKLCAVGEFGLDYYLEQLDRQRQQALFEAQLQLAADFELPALLHVRRAHAATIATLKRFRLARGGIIHAFAGSYEEAREYIKLGFRLGLGGAATWPQANRLRKVVAQLPLEAIVLETDSPDMAPAMHPNQRNSPEYLAEICAELAALRDMTAEELAAASSRNADELFGWA, from the coding sequence ATGCGCCTGATCGACACCCACACCCACCTCGACTTCCCCGACTTCGACGCAGATCGCGACGAAGTGCTTACACGCAGCCGCGCACTGGGCGTGCAGCGCCTGGTGGTGCTCGGCGTCTACCGGGCCAACTGGCAGCGGCTATGGCAACTGGTCGAAGAAGATGAAAGCCTGTACGCAGCTTTCGGCCTGCATCCGGTCTATCTGGACGAACATCGTCCGCAGGATCTCCTTGAGCTGCGCGACTGGCTGAGCAAACTGGCTGGGCACCACAAATTGTGCGCCGTCGGTGAGTTCGGTCTGGACTATTATCTGGAACAGTTGGATCGACAGCGCCAGCAGGCGCTGTTCGAAGCGCAGCTACAACTTGCTGCCGACTTCGAACTGCCGGCGCTGCTGCACGTGCGCCGCGCCCATGCCGCGACCATCGCCACCCTCAAGCGCTTTCGTCTGGCGCGCGGCGGCATCATCCACGCCTTCGCCGGTAGCTACGAGGAGGCGCGCGAGTACATCAAGCTGGGTTTCCGCCTCGGTCTTGGTGGCGCCGCTACCTGGCCGCAAGCCAATCGACTGCGCAAGGTGGTGGCGCAGCTGCCACTGGAGGCCATCGTGCTGGAAACCGACTCGCCGGACATGGCCCCGGCCATGCACCCCAACCAGCGCAACAGCCCGGAATATCTGGCTGAAATCTGTGCCGAGCTGGCTGCGTTGCGCGATATGACGGCAGAGGAACTGGCCGCGGCCAGCAGCCGTAATGCGGATGAGTTGTTCGGCTGGGCATAG